In Parus major isolate Abel chromosome 3, Parus_major1.1, whole genome shotgun sequence, the following are encoded in one genomic region:
- the CILK1 gene encoding serine/threonine-protein kinase ICK isoform X1, which produces MNRYKTIRQLGDGTYGSVLLGRSIESGELIAIKKMKRKFYSWEECMNLREVKSLKKLNHANVVKLKEVIRENDHLYFVFEYMKENLYQLMKERNKLFPESTVRNIMYQILQGLAFIHKHGFFHRDLKPENLLCMGPELVKIADFGLAREIRSRPPYTDYVSTRWYRAPEVLLRSTCYSSPIDIWAVGCIMAEVYTLRPLFPGASEIDTIFKICQVLGTPKKNDWPEGYQLSASMNFRWPQCVPNNLKTLIPNASSEAVQLMRDMLQWDPKKRPTASQALRYSYFQVGHALGIQELGKQKELHNKSSLHIKPVPPAQPPPKPHARISSRPFQQSQSSQHVVYACKTDNSGAENSDYLQEDKSNQVLLPAIHNKVPQQKTSPGSENINGELKPKPRRRWGHLPRTVKSSEDWDDLEDLDFSSSIMRMDLKNKRQNDETLCRFESILDLKPLDAVGSGSSARTSHATFLRQDTPTLRVSAAKQHYLNHSRYRPGISTRSSIVSTSNKESVPSNHWPSSGLSGKTSGLGGSTTSRMNSGPIGSSGLASAYVPSFLKKEVGSAGQRVQLAPVVDPSSDFASLTSVRPLLGWPSFSSPTKSSPRLMPLPPAAEPIHGRIDWSAKYGAHR; this is translated from the exons tctttgaagaaattaaaccaTGCCAACGTGGTAAAGCTGAAAGAAGTTATCAGGGAAAATGATcatctgtattttgtgtttgaatACATGAAGGAAAATCTTTATCAGCTAATGAAAGAGAG AAACAAACTATTCCCTGAGTCTACAGTTAGGAATATTATGTATCAGATCCTGCAAGGGCTTGCATTTATTCATAAGCATG GGTTCTTTCACAGGGACTTGAAACCTGAAAACCTGCTTTGCATGGGACCAGAACTTGTGAAAATTGCAGATTTTGGCTTAGCCCGAGAAATCCGATCTCGTCCTCCTTACACTGATTATGTATCCACAAGATG GTACAGGGCTCCTGAAGTACTTCTGAGATCTACCTGCTATAGTTCTCCAATAGATATTTGGGCTGTTGGTTGCATAATGGCAGAAGTTTACACGCTGAGGCCTCTCTTCCCAGGCGCCAGTGAAATTGATACTATATTCAAAATTTGCCAAGTCTTAGGGACACCAAAAAAG AACGACTGGCCTGAAGGCTACCAGCTTTCAGCTTCTATGAATTTTCGCTGGCCTCAGTGTGTACCTAACAACCTAAAAACTCTGATACCTAATGCTAGCAGTGAAGCGGTGCAGCTCATGAGAGACATGCTGCAGTGGGACCCCAAAAAGCGGCCAACAGCTAGTCAG GCACTTCGATACTCATACTTCCAGGTTGGGCATGCCCTGGGCATTCAGgaactgggaaaacaaaaggaactgCATAATAAATCATCTCTGCATATTAAGCCTgtccctccagcacagccccctccaAAACCTCATGCCCGAATTTCATCAAGGCCTTTTCAACAAAGCCAGTCTTCTCAGCACGTGGTATATGCATGTAAAACAGACAACTCTGGGGCTGAGAACAGTGACTACTTACAGGAGGACAAATCTAACCAGGTTCTTCTGCCTGCAATTCACAATAAGGTTCCTCAGCAG AAAACATCTCCTGGGTCTGAGAATATAAATGGTGAACTTAAACCAAAACCTAGGCGAAGATGGGGACATCTTCCTAGGACAGTTAAGAGTTCTGAAGACTGGGATGACTTGGAAGACCTTGATTTCAGCTCTTCTATCATGAGAATGGACTTGAAAAATAAGAGGCAGAATGATGAAACTCTTTGTAG atttgaaagcattttggaTCTGAAGCCTTTGGATGCTGTAGGCTCTGGCAGCAGTGCACGAACTTCCCATGCGACCTTTTTGCGGCAAGACACTCCCACATTGCGAGTTTCTGCAGCAAAGCAACACTACTTAAACCATTCTAGGTATCGACCTG GAATAAGCACCAGGAGTAGCATAGTCTCCACTTCAAACAAAGAGTCTGTTCCATCTAATCACTGGCCCAGTTCTGGTTTGTCTGGGAAGACTTCTGGTTTGGGAGGAAGTACTACCAGCAGGATGAATTCAG GGCCCATAGGATCAAGTGGTCTAGCAAGTGCTTATGTCCCTTCATTTCTGAAGAAGGAAGTAGGTTCTGCTGGGCAGAGGGTTCAGTTAGCACCAGTTGTGGATCCATCTTCTG aTTTTGCATCTCTGACATCAGTCAGACCCCTACTTGGATGGCCATCATTCAGTTCACCTACCAAAAGTTCGCCGAGGTTAATGCCTCTGCCGCCGGCAGCAGAGCCGATCCACGGGCGCATTGACTGGTCTGCGAAGTACGGCGCTCACCGGTGA
- the CILK1 gene encoding serine/threonine-protein kinase ICK isoform X2 produces MNRYKTIRQLGDGTYGSVLLGRSIESGELIAIKKMKRKFYSWEECMNLREVKSLKKLNHANVVKLKEVIRENDHLYFVFEYMKENLYQLMKERNKLFPESTVRNIMYQILQGLAFIHKHGFFHRDLKPENLLCMGPELVKIADFGLAREIRSRPPYTDYVSTRWYRAPEVLLRSTCYSSPIDIWAVGCIMAEVYTLRPLFPGASEIDTIFKICQVLGTPKKALRYSYFQVGHALGIQELGKQKELHNKSSLHIKPVPPAQPPPKPHARISSRPFQQSQSSQHVVYACKTDNSGAENSDYLQEDKSNQVLLPAIHNKVPQQKTSPGSENINGELKPKPRRRWGHLPRTVKSSEDWDDLEDLDFSSSIMRMDLKNKRQNDETLCRFESILDLKPLDAVGSGSSARTSHATFLRQDTPTLRVSAAKQHYLNHSRYRPGISTRSSIVSTSNKESVPSNHWPSSGLSGKTSGLGGSTTSRMNSGPIGSSGLASAYVPSFLKKEVGSAGQRVQLAPVVDPSSDFASLTSVRPLLGWPSFSSPTKSSPRLMPLPPAAEPIHGRIDWSAKYGAHR; encoded by the exons tctttgaagaaattaaaccaTGCCAACGTGGTAAAGCTGAAAGAAGTTATCAGGGAAAATGATcatctgtattttgtgtttgaatACATGAAGGAAAATCTTTATCAGCTAATGAAAGAGAG AAACAAACTATTCCCTGAGTCTACAGTTAGGAATATTATGTATCAGATCCTGCAAGGGCTTGCATTTATTCATAAGCATG GGTTCTTTCACAGGGACTTGAAACCTGAAAACCTGCTTTGCATGGGACCAGAACTTGTGAAAATTGCAGATTTTGGCTTAGCCCGAGAAATCCGATCTCGTCCTCCTTACACTGATTATGTATCCACAAGATG GTACAGGGCTCCTGAAGTACTTCTGAGATCTACCTGCTATAGTTCTCCAATAGATATTTGGGCTGTTGGTTGCATAATGGCAGAAGTTTACACGCTGAGGCCTCTCTTCCCAGGCGCCAGTGAAATTGATACTATATTCAAAATTTGCCAAGTCTTAGGGACACCAAAAAAG GCACTTCGATACTCATACTTCCAGGTTGGGCATGCCCTGGGCATTCAGgaactgggaaaacaaaaggaactgCATAATAAATCATCTCTGCATATTAAGCCTgtccctccagcacagccccctccaAAACCTCATGCCCGAATTTCATCAAGGCCTTTTCAACAAAGCCAGTCTTCTCAGCACGTGGTATATGCATGTAAAACAGACAACTCTGGGGCTGAGAACAGTGACTACTTACAGGAGGACAAATCTAACCAGGTTCTTCTGCCTGCAATTCACAATAAGGTTCCTCAGCAG AAAACATCTCCTGGGTCTGAGAATATAAATGGTGAACTTAAACCAAAACCTAGGCGAAGATGGGGACATCTTCCTAGGACAGTTAAGAGTTCTGAAGACTGGGATGACTTGGAAGACCTTGATTTCAGCTCTTCTATCATGAGAATGGACTTGAAAAATAAGAGGCAGAATGATGAAACTCTTTGTAG atttgaaagcattttggaTCTGAAGCCTTTGGATGCTGTAGGCTCTGGCAGCAGTGCACGAACTTCCCATGCGACCTTTTTGCGGCAAGACACTCCCACATTGCGAGTTTCTGCAGCAAAGCAACACTACTTAAACCATTCTAGGTATCGACCTG GAATAAGCACCAGGAGTAGCATAGTCTCCACTTCAAACAAAGAGTCTGTTCCATCTAATCACTGGCCCAGTTCTGGTTTGTCTGGGAAGACTTCTGGTTTGGGAGGAAGTACTACCAGCAGGATGAATTCAG GGCCCATAGGATCAAGTGGTCTAGCAAGTGCTTATGTCCCTTCATTTCTGAAGAAGGAAGTAGGTTCTGCTGGGCAGAGGGTTCAGTTAGCACCAGTTGTGGATCCATCTTCTG aTTTTGCATCTCTGACATCAGTCAGACCCCTACTTGGATGGCCATCATTCAGTTCACCTACCAAAAGTTCGCCGAGGTTAATGCCTCTGCCGCCGGCAGCAGAGCCGATCCACGGGCGCATTGACTGGTCTGCGAAGTACGGCGCTCACCGGTGA
- the CILK1 gene encoding serine/threonine-protein kinase ICK isoform X3, which translates to MKENLYQLMKERNKLFPESTVRNIMYQILQGLAFIHKHGFFHRDLKPENLLCMGPELVKIADFGLAREIRSRPPYTDYVSTRWYRAPEVLLRSTCYSSPIDIWAVGCIMAEVYTLRPLFPGASEIDTIFKICQVLGTPKKNDWPEGYQLSASMNFRWPQCVPNNLKTLIPNASSEAVQLMRDMLQWDPKKRPTASQALRYSYFQVGHALGIQELGKQKELHNKSSLHIKPVPPAQPPPKPHARISSRPFQQSQSSQHVVYACKTDNSGAENSDYLQEDKSNQVLLPAIHNKVPQQKTSPGSENINGELKPKPRRRWGHLPRTVKSSEDWDDLEDLDFSSSIMRMDLKNKRQNDETLCRFESILDLKPLDAVGSGSSARTSHATFLRQDTPTLRVSAAKQHYLNHSRYRPGISTRSSIVSTSNKESVPSNHWPSSGLSGKTSGLGGSTTSRMNSGPIGSSGLASAYVPSFLKKEVGSAGQRVQLAPVVDPSSDFASLTSVRPLLGWPSFSSPTKSSPRLMPLPPAAEPIHGRIDWSAKYGAHR; encoded by the exons ATGAAGGAAAATCTTTATCAGCTAATGAAAGAGAG AAACAAACTATTCCCTGAGTCTACAGTTAGGAATATTATGTATCAGATCCTGCAAGGGCTTGCATTTATTCATAAGCATG GGTTCTTTCACAGGGACTTGAAACCTGAAAACCTGCTTTGCATGGGACCAGAACTTGTGAAAATTGCAGATTTTGGCTTAGCCCGAGAAATCCGATCTCGTCCTCCTTACACTGATTATGTATCCACAAGATG GTACAGGGCTCCTGAAGTACTTCTGAGATCTACCTGCTATAGTTCTCCAATAGATATTTGGGCTGTTGGTTGCATAATGGCAGAAGTTTACACGCTGAGGCCTCTCTTCCCAGGCGCCAGTGAAATTGATACTATATTCAAAATTTGCCAAGTCTTAGGGACACCAAAAAAG AACGACTGGCCTGAAGGCTACCAGCTTTCAGCTTCTATGAATTTTCGCTGGCCTCAGTGTGTACCTAACAACCTAAAAACTCTGATACCTAATGCTAGCAGTGAAGCGGTGCAGCTCATGAGAGACATGCTGCAGTGGGACCCCAAAAAGCGGCCAACAGCTAGTCAG GCACTTCGATACTCATACTTCCAGGTTGGGCATGCCCTGGGCATTCAGgaactgggaaaacaaaaggaactgCATAATAAATCATCTCTGCATATTAAGCCTgtccctccagcacagccccctccaAAACCTCATGCCCGAATTTCATCAAGGCCTTTTCAACAAAGCCAGTCTTCTCAGCACGTGGTATATGCATGTAAAACAGACAACTCTGGGGCTGAGAACAGTGACTACTTACAGGAGGACAAATCTAACCAGGTTCTTCTGCCTGCAATTCACAATAAGGTTCCTCAGCAG AAAACATCTCCTGGGTCTGAGAATATAAATGGTGAACTTAAACCAAAACCTAGGCGAAGATGGGGACATCTTCCTAGGACAGTTAAGAGTTCTGAAGACTGGGATGACTTGGAAGACCTTGATTTCAGCTCTTCTATCATGAGAATGGACTTGAAAAATAAGAGGCAGAATGATGAAACTCTTTGTAG atttgaaagcattttggaTCTGAAGCCTTTGGATGCTGTAGGCTCTGGCAGCAGTGCACGAACTTCCCATGCGACCTTTTTGCGGCAAGACACTCCCACATTGCGAGTTTCTGCAGCAAAGCAACACTACTTAAACCATTCTAGGTATCGACCTG GAATAAGCACCAGGAGTAGCATAGTCTCCACTTCAAACAAAGAGTCTGTTCCATCTAATCACTGGCCCAGTTCTGGTTTGTCTGGGAAGACTTCTGGTTTGGGAGGAAGTACTACCAGCAGGATGAATTCAG GGCCCATAGGATCAAGTGGTCTAGCAAGTGCTTATGTCCCTTCATTTCTGAAGAAGGAAGTAGGTTCTGCTGGGCAGAGGGTTCAGTTAGCACCAGTTGTGGATCCATCTTCTG aTTTTGCATCTCTGACATCAGTCAGACCCCTACTTGGATGGCCATCATTCAGTTCACCTACCAAAAGTTCGCCGAGGTTAATGCCTCTGCCGCCGGCAGCAGAGCCGATCCACGGGCGCATTGACTGGTCTGCGAAGTACGGCGCTCACCGGTGA
- the LOC107202465 gene encoding glutathione S-transferase 3 isoform X1 has protein sequence MSAKPKLYYFDGRGKMESIRWLLAAAGVEVCFGVFNFYCTLFEEEFLETRDQYEKLLQGGSLLFQQVPMVEIDGMKMVQTRAILSYIAAKYNLYGKDLKERALIDMYVGGTDDLMGFILMFPFLSAEDKEKQRAFIVQKATSRYFPVYEKVLKDHGQDFLVGSNFTWADVHLLEAILMVEEKKSDVLSGFPQLQAFKARISSIPTIKKFLEPGSQRKPVPDDKYVETVRRVLCMYYDVKAN, from the exons ATGTCCGCAAAACCAAAACTTTACTACTTTGATGGAAGAGGCAAGATGGAATCGATTCGTTGGTTGTTGGCTGCAGCTGGGGTCGAGgtttgttttggagtttttaaCTTCTACTGCACATTG TTTGAAGAAGAGTTTTTGGAAACACGAGACCAATATGAGAAGCTCCTGCAAG GTGGATCCCTGCTGTTTCAGCAGGTGCCCATGGTGGAGATTGATGGGATGAAGATGGTGCAGACAAGAGCCATCCTCAGCTACATTGCAGCAAAGTACAACCTCTATGGGAAGGACCTGAAGGAAAGAGCCTT GATTGATATGTATGTTGGAGGAACTGATGACCTTATGGGCTTCATCTTGATGTTCCCTTTCTTATCAGCGGAGGATAAAGAGAAACAACGTGCTTTTATAGTTCAAAAGGCGACAAGCAGGTATTTCCCAGTGTATGAAAAG GTTTTGAAGGACCATGGGCAGGACTTCCTTGTTGGCAGCAATTTTACCTGGGCAGATGTTCATCTTCTTGAAGCCATTTTAATGGTAGAAGAGAAGAAGTCAGATGTGCTCTCAGGCTTTCCTCAGTTACAG GCATTTAAAGCAAGAATAAGCAGCATCCCCACAATCAAGAAATTTCTTGAGCCAGGAAGCCAGAGGAAACCTGTTCCTGATGATAAATACGTAGAGACTGTCAGAAGAGTTCTCTGCATGTATTATGATGTAAAAGCAAATTAG
- the LOC107202465 gene encoding glutathione S-transferase 3 isoform X2 codes for MSAKPKLYYFDGRGKMESIRWLLAAAGVEFEEEFLETRDQYEKLLQGGSLLFQQVPMVEIDGMKMVQTRAILSYIAAKYNLYGKDLKERALIDMYVGGTDDLMGFILMFPFLSAEDKEKQRAFIVQKATSRYFPVYEKVLKDHGQDFLVGSNFTWADVHLLEAILMVEEKKSDVLSGFPQLQAFKARISSIPTIKKFLEPGSQRKPVPDDKYVETVRRVLCMYYDVKAN; via the exons ATGTCCGCAAAACCAAAACTTTACTACTTTGATGGAAGAGGCAAGATGGAATCGATTCGTTGGTTGTTGGCTGCAGCTGGGGTCGAG TTTGAAGAAGAGTTTTTGGAAACACGAGACCAATATGAGAAGCTCCTGCAAG GTGGATCCCTGCTGTTTCAGCAGGTGCCCATGGTGGAGATTGATGGGATGAAGATGGTGCAGACAAGAGCCATCCTCAGCTACATTGCAGCAAAGTACAACCTCTATGGGAAGGACCTGAAGGAAAGAGCCTT GATTGATATGTATGTTGGAGGAACTGATGACCTTATGGGCTTCATCTTGATGTTCCCTTTCTTATCAGCGGAGGATAAAGAGAAACAACGTGCTTTTATAGTTCAAAAGGCGACAAGCAGGTATTTCCCAGTGTATGAAAAG GTTTTGAAGGACCATGGGCAGGACTTCCTTGTTGGCAGCAATTTTACCTGGGCAGATGTTCATCTTCTTGAAGCCATTTTAATGGTAGAAGAGAAGAAGTCAGATGTGCTCTCAGGCTTTCCTCAGTTACAG GCATTTAAAGCAAGAATAAGCAGCATCCCCACAATCAAGAAATTTCTTGAGCCAGGAAGCCAGAGGAAACCTGTTCCTGATGATAAATACGTAGAGACTGTCAGAAGAGTTCTCTGCATGTATTATGATGTAAAAGCAAATTAG